The region CGCCCACCTGGTGGAATCCGGCAAATCACAATATTGACGAAGAACTTTCGCAGATGTGGTCACCCACCGGAGCCGGAACAAACCGCGTTGAAGCCCATTTATATGTGGGGCTGGCTGTCTGGATGGGGCTCGTAGGGGTAGGTTGGCTGGCCTATCGAAGTGCCGGGAACTTGATCGTCTTTCGCTGGATAGGCGTCTTTTTGCTCGGCAGCTTCGTGGCGATGATATTTGCGACGGGGTTGCCACTGTTCGTCACTGCGTCACTCCCGGGATTCTCGTATTTCACGGGGCCAGGTCGGTTCGGAATAGTGGCCACGTTCTGCCTGGCGGTCGCCGGGGGATTGGCGTGGGATCAGTTACTGAATCACATCAGTGCGAGATATCGCTGGATTTTGTGGTGTCTTGTGATTGGGTTCACCTGGTTCGATCTGCAGATTGTGAGCATGCAGGCCACTTATGGGGTGATTATCGAAAAGTCTCCGTACTCGATGATTGCGAAAAGCGAAGTTCGCCGCATCCTTCTCGCCGATCCCAGGCAACCCGTGCGGGTTTACGCTCCTGGAGCCAACCTGCCAAACCTGCTGGGCGTTTCGACAACACCGGTTTTTCTTGGGATTGGACCGGCGGCTTACTTTTCACCTGAAGCCAGATTCCCAACAGAAGCACCACTCTCTCAACAGATCGAGTTTCTCTCGAAACAAGGCGTCACGCACTGGTTGACGATGGATCCTTTAAGTTTGCCAGCTGCTGGAAGCAAAGATCCTTCGACAGGCGGATCGACAAACGAGGAGTCGTTACGACTGGTCTGGAGTGGCTTTGATGAATTCCTCAATCGGGCCTGGGGCCGCTTTGATGAACCGCTTTATCTTTACAGTTTGCCTGCGGCACCCGGTCGTTGTTATCTGGAAGGGATCGGTTCCCAACCTGCTCGAAAAGTGACTATGGTGGAGCATGGTCCCCAGAGGATTGAAGTTCAGGTCGAGGCCGGCTCCCGACAAACGCTGGTACTGACGGAACTCGCTGACCGTGACTGGAAGCTGACCATCAATGGCCAGCCCACATCCTGGGAAGCCGCTGGGCTTTCCCGAAAGGTTGAAGTGCCAGAAGGTGAGACGATTCTCGTCTGGAGTTACCAGCCGTGGTCACTCTGGTGGGGTTTGGGAATCAGCCTGTTCGTCGTACTGATACTCGCGACTATCGGCCATATCCGTTTCTGGCATCCTCAATGGACACACTGGTGGTTGCCGCAAGCACCGTAAAGCGGTCTGCCTGCTGTGCCAGAACTTCTGGTCGAACTTCTCCAGAGCTTGCAGGAGCGTTTTTCCAAACCAGACAACTTGAGAACTCAGCCTCTGTCAAACATCACAAAGCGTTCGTTTGTTTTCATACGGTTGGAGGTGATTCCACCGCTTGAGCGAGGCCTGAGCGATAACTTTCATAGCGAAATTCGAATTGATCGGGAAATTGAGAACGAACCCGCTTATTGAGCCCGCCGGAGCCTCGTTTCGGAAGAGAGGCTTCATCGAATACTGGTGGTGCCGATCCAATTCGACGTGCCAGTTCGCTGTAATAGTCAATCCGCCGAACAGGTTCTCGATCAACCCCCACCACAACTTCTGGCCCTCCTTCACAGAGTAATCGATAGGCTAAAGCAGCCGCATCGGCCTGATGGATGAGGTTGAGCCATGCCTCTCCTGAACCGGCAATCGGCTGCTGATGTTTCAGTGCCTCCACTTTCGCCAGCAAACGTCCGGGGCCGTAAATTCCCGCTAGTCGCAAAATGGTAGACTTTCCAGCGGGGCAATGGGTTCTCACAACCTCTTCGGCTGTCGCACAGATTTCGCCACCTTCAGTTGTCGGGGAAACAGGCGTTGTTTCATCGACCCAGCGTCCATCATCAAACCCCCAGACACTGGTACTCGAAATGGATACCACAGACTCAGCGGCAGGAGCCGTCGCGATCAGTGCATTTCGCAACCCATCGACGTAGACCTCACGCTTGCTGGCGGTGGAATTGCGGTCATAACCAACGGCCCAGAGGATCCGCTTGGCAGCAGGAAGTACTTCGAGTGATTGGGCAGTGGTGATTTCCGCGAGAACCGGTTCGATCGACTGGCTTTTCAGAAACGCCGCTTTTTCCTGGCTGCGTGTCACTGCAGCACAGCTAAGCCCGGCTGAGACAAACTGGCACGCAACCTGCAATCCCACATAGCCACAGCCAAAAATCAACACATCAACCCTGGGGGAATTCGTCATAACGAGCCTGGCATTCAATTTCGGTTTGTTCAGTGATAGCAAGCATGAACATTACGAATGGATTTATCTGCTGTCGTCAGAGGCGAGGGCGGGTTTCGGTTTCGCAGCGAAAATTCGTTCGAGATACTGCTTGGTCACATCTTCCGGGATCACACCATCTGTGGGTATGAACTCAAACGTCTGGTCATCGAGTGGTTCATCGAGAACGACCTGAGAGAACTCCATCGAGAAGATAGGACGCAAAGATTTCTCGGGGCCGGCAGTGCGCTTGAGATAGAGCAGGCGGAGTGGGAAAAGTGTCTCGGCTGAGTAGGTGATACGAACGACCTCAGGAAAGAAGGGTAGCGTCGATAGAGGTTTGGAAGGAAACCATTTCGCAGGAAATTCAGGTTTCCATTCCCCCTGGACATGGAAGACTTTGCCTTGTTCGGTTTCTTCGGGTTTGAGTGCTGTAAAGTTCATACAGCGCTGAATCGAGGCCATGATCCCAGGGAGACCACCCAGCCCCAGTTCGGAAAGCATTAATGTTTCGGCGGTGCCACCCGCCGCTCCCGCATTGAGAATCTGCCGCACATCCCGGCGGGTATAGCGTTTGATGTCATCAATGACCGTGCGATTCCAGAGTGTTTCGCCATCGCAGACTTCGAGTGTTTCCCCCGTGATTCCGGATTTGAGTTTGAGCTGGGTCGTCAGTCGCAGCTTCAGTCCCTCAGCTTCATACCGACCCGTGGAGATTATTGTCTGCTCCCCAAACTGGACGAGTGTTTTCACATTCGCCTGAATCGACTTCCGCCGGGCCAGCGAAACCTGGGCCTCTTGTACCAGTGCCAGCACTCGAACAGATGCCTCAGACGGTGCGAGTGCATTGGGAGCAAGTTCGCTGGGCGTGGTCGTCTCCAATGCCCCCTTGGAGCTGGATGCGGATTGATCGGCACTCTTTGCAGGCTGGAGAGGTTGAACAGAACCAGTCGCTCCACTCAACAGGGCGGGAGTTTGGCCTGCGCCGGGGACGGATCCAGGGAGGATTTGCGGCTCGGCTGCTTTTGTAAAAGCGGCCTGTTCGATGGCGTCCTTTTTTGACGTAACATTCTCTTGGCTATCAACTTGCGCGGCAAAGGCGATCTTCCGAAGCTGAGGTGTTACCGTCCAGATTCCTCCCATGACCACTAAGCCGGCGACGAACAGAGCCGCGTACCTGTGCATTGAGGCTCTTGTCTGTTTCTGCGTGTTTGTTGGGGTTGGTCGAGTTTGCTGATTATGCATTTCGTTCCCAAATTGACGGATTTTCCAAAGCTGCATGCCCTGGAGTTCCGAAAACAGGTGTGTCAAGTGCTTTTGCGCGTGGCCTTCAGAGGCATTCCCGAACAGCAGACATCCCTTCAGGGATGCCGGTCTGGGGATGGTATGCAATTGAGGCCACGAGGTGAACGGGAAGTTCATCCGGAGGTAAAAGCATGTGCGCGTCATATGTTCGGACACGAGGTCTGTCCTATTTGGCAGCCCGGCGTCCCCAGGCGGTGCGTTGGATAGCAAAGAGGGGTCGCGATGAAGTTTTACTTCCTGGCATTGGGGACGGTCGTCGTCGTGTGCGTCGGCTGCGCCATGGACGGACAGCAAGTGATGAACAAGGGCGAGTACCATGCTCCCCCTGCCGCTATGATGATGCGGCCGGGCCCCATGGTCGATGGCCCGGGACCTGGCGTGATGCCAGCACTTCCGACAGGTATGGGTGGCCCCATGATGGGCGGCCCGATGATGGGTGGTCCTGCTGGCGGGATGATTCCTCCCGGGATTCCCACCACGACTCAGGTTCGCTTCGTCGGGCCTGACGGCATGCACGTCGGCTGGCAGATTCCCGATGGATATGCTGAGAACCAGCTCGTGGCTCCTGCTCGATTCAACTTCCAGCAAGCTGCAACGTATCGCCTCAAGCTGACCAATATTCCTGGTCGTGCTGGTTTGAACCTGTACCCAACATTGCAGGTCTACCCCAGCCACCCGAATACAGTTGGCTACCTGTCTCACAACAGTGTACCACTGCAGATTACCGTTGAAGATCTCGATCAGGTCGAAAGCAACAACTTTGTCACCAAGGTGATCTACCTGCCCGATGCCAAGTATCAGGAACTGGCGATTGCCAACGTGGAAACGCTCGTTTCGACTCGGCTCGACCCAGGTGTGGATCCCGTCCAGGAAGCTGACAAGCGTGGTACGATCATGGCGATCCTTCGCTTAGGCAACATGGATCTCGAAATGCCCGGTGCCCCAGGTGCTCCTGGTGCAACAGTCGGCGGTCCAAACGGTGGTCTGAATCAGGTCGCTTACAACGTGGTTGATGGTGACAAAGGTCAGCATGTTCCTCCAATGCCTATGAGCATTATGCCCGGGTATGGCCCAGGTGTTCCCGATGCAATGATGGTCGCTGGCTATGGTTTGCCCGGACAGCCAGCAGGCAGCCCTTATGTGAGTGGTGTTGGAATGCCAATGTGGGGTCAACCCATCACAGGGACACCGATCGGACTCGCTGGCCCTCCCCACCTGCCTTATGGTGGTCCAGCCGGTCTCAAGAGCCACACCATTCGTAACCGTACCAAAATGGATATCCCAGAACCTGTGGATCACATGCTGATCGATGTTGAGCATGCCCCTGGTCTGAGCCTGCCAAAACCGGTTCGCTATGTCGAATACAAGGAAACTCATCCTGTGTACTCACCCGGCGAACTCAGCAACCCAGCCTGGAATGCCCCCGGCGCTGGAGCCGGTGGAGACGGTGCTTACTGCCCACCCGGTATGCAACGATAATTGAATGGAGATTCGCCTACCCCGGAGAACTTGCTTATGTCGGTTCTCCGGGGTTCAGGCGTTCCTGATGATGGTAATTCTGCTCTCGTTTTCTCCCGTCATGCTGTTCAATTCGATGGTTTCCTCTTCTCGAAAAGAGTTTCCTGCCATGCGATGCCTAGCCCCCCAGGCAAACTCGAAAGTTGTGGCTCTTGGATGGAAAACTATCCTTTGGATGCTCCTGTTGAGCTGTCTACCCATGGTGGCTTCCGCACAGCAGTATCCCTCGACTGACCGCCGCCACTTCCCACTCAATCACATGACTTCGCCAGGCACCGCTGCCGCGTGGGCGGTCGCCAATGGCAAAGCTCATCCGGCCTACTTCCAGCCTGTGCGGATTACGGTCCCCACAAAGGGCCGAGTTGACTTCTTCGACGGCTCGCCAGCTCGGCCCGTGTCGATGGCAGCGCCGGGGCAGGCGGCGCTCCTGGTTGGCCAGACATACCGGGTGCGTTTAACCGCCCTGCCCGAGTTCCCCAATCAGGAATTTTATCCCACGATTGAACTCATCGATCGCCTGCATCCCCCTGAAGGATTGGCTGATCGATTCCCTGTAGAAGTCCAGTTCAGCGAGGACGATTTCGAGTTTGCTGCCCAGGGCCGATTGGTGACGAAGGTGGTTTATCTGGAACAGCCCGATCGAATTCCACTCTCAGTTCTTGATGCAGATCTCCGTGTCACAGAAGTGCCTCCGCAACAGAACGCGCTGGCCGAAGCAGATCTTTTAGGACGACCAGTCGCCATTGTCAGGCTGGGTGGACGCACACCCGATAGCCACAATCCGCTGGATCCAACCTTCTTTGGATTCTGCCCGCCAGTGCAACCTTCTCCCGCAACGGCAACACCTGAAAACGGTCAACCGGCCAATCCCACTCCGATCCAAAATGAAACGCCACAGGCGCGTACTCGCCCAAGTGGCGTTCGAGCCTCGGCTTCAATTCAGCAAACGGGTGGTCGCTAATCCCAGAGCTGCTTTCGGTCTCATCCTCAGTTCGAGTTTTTACCCATTCTGGGTTCATGATTGAGAGTGTCCCTATGACTCGGAAACTCCTCACAAGTGCGACTCGCCCACTATCGTGCGGGCTCCCTGCGATGCTCATCGATCACCTGAAGAGCCATCGTCTGCTGCCACGTCGTCTGATTCTGGGTGGCCTGATGCTGGCAGCTGCCGGTTCGACAGGTTGTACCACTCAGCGGGCTGTCACAGCCATGCGGCAGATTTCTGAGCCTCCCGCCTATCTGATCATCGTGAATGACGAAATCACGGTTCGAGGACAATCGCCCGACGATTCCGGCAACATGGCAGGTCGGGTCAAGCTAGGTTCGAAATCAGCGAATGGCCGACAGGTTCAAACCGTCAGTCATACTCCGGCTATCGAAGCACTTCCCGTGGGGATGAAGATCGAAGTTTGTCCTCCCGATCGACGAGTTGTCGCCGGTTGTCCTGATCCCAAAATCTGCCCACCACCGTTTGCACCTGGCTTTACCATGGCCGAGTGCTACCTGATGGAATGCAAAAAACGTTATCCCGACGAATACATTTGTGATGGTGGAGATCGCGGTCTGCCGGTGCATTACGACTCTGTGGGTATTCAAGGTCTTGAAACTGAAGACACTGTGGCTGAATTCGTCGATCACACAGGCAAAGAGCGAGTCAAGCCCTCAAGCCGCGTATGTGTGTATGCACCTCGATTTGCCGCCGTTCGTTCTGTCAGCGTCCCTGCCGTCGGTGAAGCGGTGAGCGAGCTGGCGAATGTTGCCGGCTCGACAGGCGATCGCAGTATGCGAGCTCAGACCAAAATCGATCAATCGGCCCAGCAGACTCCGACCGGTGGCTTGAGAATGCGTTCGCGCTCCAGTGGTTTGGAATCAACCTCTGGCCAGGGAGATTTTGCTTCGATTACCCGGCTCGCCGCTCATGAAAAGCTGGTCAATCTTTTCCAGGACATTGGCTTTCTGCGAACAGGTTTGATGGAAGTGGATGACGTGGCTGCTATTCAGCAGGGGATGCAGGCTTCGATGGCCTGGAGCCGAGAGCAGTCGCCGATCATTGCTGCCAAACTCGATGTGCCGATTGAAGGCCGCAGTGATGTGCATGCTGCTGTGATCACCTTGATCGATGATGCCAAAAACAACGAACCCGGTGAACTTCGTGTGGTCAAGCTGGCCGACAAGCAGGATGCCGTCAGTGGTGATGTGATTGAATTCGTCATTCGCTTCGACAACCTTGGCCCTAATGCGGTCTCAGGAGTGCGGCTGATTGATAACCTCACGCCACGATTGTCATACATTCCTGACAGTGCTACCTGCACGTTGCCAGGCCAGCTGGTGGTCACACCCAATGGCGTAGGGAGTGAGATCCTGATCTGGGAACTCGAAAACTCTCTCGAAGCCCGTAAAGGTGGCGTCATCACCTTCAAGGCCCGCGTCCGGTAAAACCCTTGCCCGCGTCTTTGTGGGAGAGGTTGGCACGAAACGCCGGGTGAGGGTCTGACCGTTCGATGTGTATCAGTGATCAGGCTTCCGCAGGGGCGGCGATTGTTGGCCATTGGCCAGAAACGGGCGGGTGGCTGGGGTTGAGTCTTCGAACCCCCAGCGATCATCGGCACGATCTGGGGGTTCGCGAAGAGGCTCAACCCCAGCCACCCCATAGCAGGGATCGTAGTTAACTGTTGGAATCCGTATTAGATCATATGGCGATGAAGCCGGTTGTTAATAGAACGCCCAAATACGTTCTGACTCGCCCTCATCCCAGCCTTCTCCCGTCAGAACGGGAGAAGGAGAAAAAGACTTTGAAGTCGTCCGATGGCGTGTCACACCGCAACGAATTGCGATCAATCGAGACGACCTCTTCGCCAGCCCCTGCCTCTACTTCTCCAGAACCTGACCTGCCTCGATAAACTTGCGGAAGTCGAACGTCCCCTGGCCGGCGTCATAGGCAGCTTCCAGTTTGGAACGATCGACCACAAACGCGCCGCGGAACTCAGGCTCGTACAAGTCGTTCAGTGGTGCTCCAATCCGGACGGCATTGCCATTCGCCGTATCGTAAGTCGCCCGGAAGAACTTGCAGGTCAAAAACACCACAAACGTATTGCTTCGAGTCGTCCCATTCTGCGACATCTTCGCAATCAGACGTTCCCGGGTCATCGGATCGAGTGCGCCATTGCTATGGTCAGTATCTGAACCGACTTCGAAGAGTAGCCGTGTATTCTGATCCAATGGATCGACGCTGCGAATCCATGAAGGCAGTGCAGGATTCCCGGCTCCCACTGTCGGAGTGGCACTAAAGCTGCGGAATGGGCGACTTCCCGGCAAACCGGGTAATCCATACTGCTGGCCACTATCTCCATACCATGGATCAGCTTCCGAGTAATCTCTGTTGAACAGAAACTCATTCCACCAGTTGAGACCATCGATCGTACTGAGTGGAGGTGCAGAAACATTGGTGGTGAGATCGACATTCACCACGCGTTCGTCATCCAGCCATGCTGCCAGCACTTCGGGATGCCGGATCGTATTGGGATTCAGCTTGCCTGGTACTCGATTGATGGAGTTCATGGCGGTCTCATTGCTGAGATTTTTATTGACCCTTGAGGGGACTTCCAGAAGTTCGAGAACACGGTGCCAGCGGTTGTGGTTATTCCCCGCTGGAGGCGTGGTACTTACAGGAGACTGATACAACGGCGCCAGGAACTTGGCTCCCGCCGTTCGCGAATACTCGATGAAATCGATCGCTCCATCGTTGTTTGAATCGTATTGCTCTTCGAGGTTCTGCTGACCGGCGGCATAGCTCTTTCGTGTATCGACCAGTCGTAACGTCAAATGCTTCGGACCAAACAACGGGATCAAAAACAGCTCACCCATATTCGCCAGATCGCGGTCAAAATGCCTTTGCAGTGCTGTCCATGTCACCAGCGCACCAGGGTTGGCTGCTCCAATCGAGTTGACATAAGGATCGAGTGGCGCTGTTTCGGTACCATCAGGCGGAGTTGGTGGTGTGCCATCCGGATGTTGAGTCAGGCTGGCAGCAGTTGCGTCGAGTGGCTGGTTTCGCTCAAAGGACCGCAGCTTATTGAGTTCTGTATCAATATTCGGATAAGCCGTCGATGGTTGAAGATCGAACTCTCGCAATCCAGTCACTCGCAATCGATCGACTTCCACCCATTCGTTGTCAGTCGCTGCCGTCGCATCAGCGGGACGGGTTCGCCCCAGGTACTGTCGGCGGTACAAAATCACATCCAGTGGGTCGTTGGCATTGGTAATCATGCTGTCTTCGAGAAGCCGGATACCAGCGGTCACAGCTCCGTATTCGTTGGCATCTCCTGCCATGAGCCGGTGCGTGGTGCCGTTTGTTGATTCCCGCCTGACGACATCGAGATCAAGCACTCCGTTTCGAGGTGCAATCCAGGTTCGATTGATCGTGAAATCTGGTGTCCCGCTTGTCCATTCAAAATCGACCTTCATCACACTTTGCATATCGGTCGGCTGTGCAGAAGCGCCCACGTCAAAGCTCGTTCCGCCAATCGTATACCGGCCATTCGGAGCAATCGTCCCCAGTTGCATTGTGAGTGCTCTGGCTTTGGAAAGGTCGGGTAACGTCATAGCGATGCGAGGCTGGACGACAATCTGGTAGTCACCATTAGTAAAGTCAATGTTATCCGGACCGGTGTTTGCCAATTCGACATACATCAGATATTGATCAGTCGTATCATCCCACTGAGTGGCCTGATGATCGACAGGGACCATTGAGGCGTCTTCAACTTGATTGGCTTTAATGGCCAGCACTTCGTTAATCGCCAGACGCTGCCGCTCAATCCCATAAACCTGAGCATAGGTTGAACTGCCAGAAACTGTCGCAGAAGTGGGCAGGTTGGCATCGTCGACGTTCCAGCCATCAGAAAGGTCGATGTCGTAGACAAAGCGGGTAATCACTTCATCGCGATCCATGGCATCGACATAGTTGACGGCAAACTGCGCCATCTCCCGGAGTTGATCCGGCGAATAAAGTGCAGAGGCCGGCTGGGTGGCCGCATTGAGGTTGTCGGCTGCTCCACCAAACAAATAGAGCAGGACATAGACATCGCGAGCCAGTCGCTGTCGATCCAGCCGCGCTTGCCGCTCTTGAGTGCTTGTCGCGATATTCGCGCCGGCATTCACTTCATGCTGCACCAATGGGCGGACTGTCGGGCTGGCTGCTGTGCCATCAATCACACTGTTGAGTGGAATGCGGCGGTGGATGCGTGCTGTGTTGTTATCATTTTCGATGATCTCCAACCACTTCCGCACAGGGCCACGCAAGGGATCTGCTGCTGAATAGGGCGCCACAGCACCGAACTGGGGAGGAAACACAAATCGTCCACCACTGGCTGTGTATTCCCAGGCTCGACTGATGCTTCGTGGCCACGAGAACTGCTTACGATCCGAGCTCACTGTCGTCAGCTTCGTGCGAATATCATCGGCACGAGTGCTGTTGCCTGTATTGAGATTGAAAGGGGCCAGATCAGTCAGTCGGGTTGCAACATTATATTCCGTGGCTTTTGCCTGACGCATCTGCAGGACGGCACTATCAAAAGCATCGAACAGGCTGTCATTCAGATCGGGAGTGTCGCGATAGTAGGCGGTTTCGTAAGGATCATCACCCAACGTAAAGACACCGGCCAAGCGAGGTGCATTCGTGGTATTCCATTTCACGAAGGAATTCGTGTCCTGCCCGACCATCCGGCTGAAGCGGAACTGGTTGTTGAAGAAATCCAGATTTTTCACGTTCGTTGATAAGACATAAGATCCAACACCCATGAAATCGAGCGGCCACGCAAATGTCGAATTCAGTACGTTCGCAGCGACTGGATATGGCCACGAGGTTGGATAGCCTGTGCCACCATTGGCAGAATCATTGTTATCATCACTGTTCGTCAGTCCTGCCCTAGGGAGTACAGTTCCAGTACCGGTCGCAACGCTTTGCAGCAGCGATTGCTCTCCATGGCGACCTGGATAAAGTGTCTCTATAACTGAAGGGGCACTGAACTTTACCCTGCCTAAGAGGATCATCGCCAATTCCATATTCGAAGCTTCCTTCCAGGTATTGACGATCGATGTAATGGGTGGATTTGTCGTCGGCCCAGGGTAACTCGCAGGCTGTGCACCGAACATCTGAGAGTAAGGTGACCAATCGACACCACCTGCCACATCAGCAGTTCCCGGGCGGGAGTTGAAGACCCAGGACGGGTTCACTTCGGCAGGCCCTAAGCCTTGATTGGATCGCGAAAAGAATTCGAGCGAAGCCGCTGCACCGAGAACTCCTGCAGGTACTGCTCCCGTGGCACCATTGGGATTCGTCCCCAGTGCAGGCACTCCCAATGCCTGATTCAAAGCGAGATTTCCATGGGCATTCAGGTTGATCAGACTGTCCAGATCATAGATCGTGGCGGAAAAGAGGGGCACGAATGGGTTGCCATTAGCATCTTCCTGGACAGGATAATCGAGGTCGAGCCAGATCCCTTCTGGAATACCGTCGAGGTCATTATCAATGTCATATTCATAAGTGGCAGCATCGGTGAGGAACGTACCGGAAGAAGTCGCGATTCGTTCCCAGATGCCCTGACGACCGGTCTTAAATACTGGGACAGATGTCGTGTAGCTTTCATCCATCGGCTGCATGGGGAACCCCTGCGTCATCGGCGGATTCAGTGATGGACTCGCCGCCTCAGCATTTGTCAGGAAGCGACTGACGGCAGAAGAACCCTGCACCTGGACTCGATGATCAGGGTGCGGCCTCAAGGAGCGGCTACCCCATCCGTTATAGTCATACCAGCGCTGACCAGCAGGATCTGTCGCCAATAATGGATCGTTCGTACCAGGCCTTCGCATGTACTGAGGTCTGTGATAAGAAGGCACGATGACCGGGACAGACAATGCTGGATTGGTCGGGTGTGGTATATATCCCCGATAAGCCAGGAATGCGGTATTGATATCAGGGGCTGTGTAATCTCCACCACGGCGGGGAAGGAGCAGTGGATCGGCACTTCGCCAGTTATTGGCAGCCGGTGAGACGTTCAGTGACAGCGGGTTGTATTCGGTTTGCCCGGCAGTGATGGTCGAAACGGTCGCTCCGGTGGAAACATTGATGCGGTCTCCAGTTCCTGCGAGGAGGTTAAAATTACTGACACGGACAGGAGCCGCCACATCGGCAATCAGATAGTTATCAATGGCCAGAGTGCCGGCATTCCACGACATACGCATCGATCCGCCATCAAACGGATGCCGGTCGGGATACTGGTAAACGACACGACCTGTCCCGGCTGAATCAACGCGTTGCACATTCCCCATGGCGTTGGTCACCATCGAATGAGTGCTCGACCATAACGCACTGCTGCGATACTCGGGCCGGGTGCCAACGACGATCTGTTCCAAAGCGAAGTCGAATAGAACTTCGCCAGTCAGTCCCAGTTCCTGGGGAGCTTTAGCCGCTTCCGAAAAATATTCGGCATTACTTTGCTCCTGCCGGGCGAAGGTGAAAAAGATCACCCCCAGGATCGAGAGCAATCCCAGCAGCACAAGAACGATCAGCAATGTCGATCCGCGGCGAGGATGTGCGATGGTTGCTGGCTTTCGATCTTTGCCAAGCTGAACAACCTGCTGAGCCGATTTTGCATGAATCATGTTTTTCATAATGTTCTCTCCTGCCAGAATTGGCAGCGGCATCAATCAAGATGCCCATCGACGGTGCTCGAACACTTCGTTCACGAGTTGCTTCGGCCCGCAATCTCGAATGGTATCGATCAATATTTCTGCTAGATATTGTTGATCAAGCCAACCCCAGTTGCGTGCACTCGATATTTGTTAACGAGATTCGAATAGCACTGCAGGTCGCGGATATCTGAATTTTTTTATGGTTAAGGAGTCAGGTCACATTGCATGGTGACTGTTCGTAGTTGCTGGGATGTCGGGTCTAAAAATCGAACCGTGATCTGTATTAAGCGAATTGGGCGACGGTTATCGACAGGAGTCCATTCGACCAATCCATCATTGATCGGAGTTCCATAGACGATGGGTAGTGTCAGTGGAATAGCGGCTCCAGCGGCATTGTTCGTCCCGGCACTGGCTCCTGAGCGAACGAAGAAGACAGGATCGCCGGGAATGCTGGAGACACCCCCGGACAGTGCAGGCAATACAGCGCCTGCCGTCGTTCCCGGAGTAAATCGCGGCAATTCGAAGGCGGACGCTGTCGCAGCCGCAATGTAGCGTCTGGGAAGCAGGGGAGGATTTTCAGCCGGATCTGACGTGATGGTCGCCAGTCGAACATCCTTTGCCCAGGTATCAAAAACATTGTTTCCACTTGGTCCATCAGGCCCAAAATCAATATTCAGGCGACGATCCGGATTTCCGGTGACTGCAGGATTGGTGCTATAGAGCACACTTCCTGGACCGCCGATATCAACAAAG is a window of Planctopirus limnophila DSM 3776 DNA encoding:
- a CDS encoding YfhO family protein translates to MPPRSAAKAVAERSTSESGKGAPSFLIPEWLWALGAAILASWLAWASFYEGSTLIGGDLYTYLLPQKAFFQQELAVGRWPLWNNLTGHGYPVIAESQTAVFYPARLLSLSLFAADHAYTAEQLAHYVAAFFCMWLYLRQIGLSIPGTIFGCVVYVYGWFPTRIILEWAIIGGLYLPLGLWLIERFLQRKSWKYAIALAGVLGLHLLAGHYNLAFIEVLVWLAYIPVRLWLLPTMEDSPQTSEISARARLPLALALVTAIGFGFGLGAVQLLPTWELKGQSQRAEKGQDFQPGYGHIPPQFLGQLFAPTWWNPANHNIDEELSQMWSPTGAGTNRVEAHLYVGLAVWMGLVGVGWLAYRSAGNLIVFRWIGVFLLGSFVAMIFATGLPLFVTASLPGFSYFTGPGRFGIVATFCLAVAGGLAWDQLLNHISARYRWILWCLVIGFTWFDLQIVSMQATYGVIIEKSPYSMIAKSEVRRILLADPRQPVRVYAPGANLPNLLGVSTTPVFLGIGPAAYFSPEARFPTEAPLSQQIEFLSKQGVTHWLTMDPLSLPAAGSKDPSTGGSTNEESLRLVWSGFDEFLNRAWGRFDEPLYLYSLPAAPGRCYLEGIGSQPARKVTMVEHGPQRIEVQVEAGSRQTLVLTELADRDWKLTINGQPTSWEAAGLSRKVEVPEGETILVWSYQPWSLWWGLGISLFVVLILATIGHIRFWHPQWTHWWLPQAP
- a CDS encoding NAD-dependent epimerase/dehydratase family protein, whose protein sequence is MTNSPRVDVLIFGCGYVGLQVACQFVSAGLSCAAVTRSQEKAAFLKSQSIEPVLAEITTAQSLEVLPAAKRILWAVGYDRNSTASKREVYVDGLRNALIATAPAAESVVSISSTSVWGFDDGRWVDETTPVSPTTEGGEICATAEEVVRTHCPAGKSTILRLAGIYGPGRLLAKVEALKHQQPIAGSGEAWLNLIHQADAAALAYRLLCEGGPEVVVGVDREPVRRIDYYSELARRIGSAPPVFDEASLPKRGSGGLNKRVRSQFPDQFEFRYESYRSGLAQAVESPPTV
- a CDS encoding DUF11 domain-containing protein; its protein translation is MTRKLLTSATRPLSCGLPAMLIDHLKSHRLLPRRLILGGLMLAAAGSTGCTTQRAVTAMRQISEPPAYLIIVNDEITVRGQSPDDSGNMAGRVKLGSKSANGRQVQTVSHTPAIEALPVGMKIEVCPPDRRVVAGCPDPKICPPPFAPGFTMAECYLMECKKRYPDEYICDGGDRGLPVHYDSVGIQGLETEDTVAEFVDHTGKERVKPSSRVCVYAPRFAAVRSVSVPAVGEAVSELANVAGSTGDRSMRAQTKIDQSAQQTPTGGLRMRSRSSGLESTSGQGDFASITRLAAHEKLVNLFQDIGFLRTGLMEVDDVAAIQQGMQASMAWSREQSPIIAAKLDVPIEGRSDVHAAVITLIDDAKNNEPGELRVVKLADKQDAVSGDVIEFVIRFDNLGPNAVSGVRLIDNLTPRLSYIPDSATCTLPGQLVVTPNGVGSEILIWELENSLEARKGGVITFKARVR